The Deltaproteobacteria bacterium DNA segment AGGGCAAGTTTAATCTCTTCTTCTGAAAACCCGCCTTCAGGACCTATTATCAACATTAAATGCCTTGAGCTTTTTATAACATCTACGCATGAATCTACAGGAGTATATGCAACATTGTTATGAAACATTAGTTTCGTTGTATCCGGGAATAACTTAAAAAGTTGTTTTAACGTAAGAGGTTCATGCAGCATAGGTATGCTATTTCGCATGGATTGTTCTACAGCATCATTTATTGCCGATTGCCATCTTTTCATGTGGTTTGTATTTTTTATTTTTACTACGGTATATTGAGATATTAAAGGGATTATCTCATCAACGCCTATTTCTGTTGTCTTTTGCAAGGCAATAAGCATCTTTTCCCTTTTAATTATTGATTGTACAAGTATTATGCCCGATTCATTTTTTGTAAGGGTTATTTTATCCGTTATTCTCAATATGGCTTTATTATTTTTGATCTTTTCAATCCTGCCATTATACTGATTTCCATGCTCATCTATTAATACGACAGATTCAT contains these protein-coding regions:
- a CDS encoding 16S rRNA (uracil(1498)-N(3))-methyltransferase — its product is MPQLIISSADINDQLVELKDSNYHHLKSLRFKINESVVLIDEHGNQYNGRIEKIKNNKAILRITDKITLTKNESGIILVQSIIKREKMLIALQKTTEIGVDEIIPLISQYTVVKIKNTNHMKRWQSAINDAVEQSMRNSIPMLHEPLTLKQLFKLFPDTTKLMFHNNVAYTPVDSCVDVIKSSRHLMLIIGPEGGFSEEEIKLALINHVNILHLGKNILRSETASIVAAGLISFIKGLHSI